One genomic window of Thalassolituus hydrocarboniclasticus includes the following:
- a CDS encoding AEC family transporter, with protein sequence MSFILNTLTPIFGLILLGFILRKTHRLGESAASELNRLVVWLCLPALLFNLTAKAQLADIWHSGFVLTFTLATLATFVLTLLWRSRRGAPLAAASLEALGASYANTGYVGIPLCLFVLGDSGLAPALIATLVVVSLLFAIAVICVEVSLQKGRGIGQAMLKVGIALLKNPLVISPLIGIAWNLLNLDVPAVAGALLTLLGDATVPCALISLGAFLAHKQPGNTRGAGTLVGIKLIAHPLFTWLLATYVFALPPLWASAAVLLSALPTGTGPYMLAEFYQQDAAVVSRTILLSTLGSVLTLSALLIWL encoded by the coding sequence ATGTCTTTTATTCTCAATACCCTGACGCCTATTTTTGGCCTGATCCTGCTCGGTTTTATTCTGCGCAAAACTCACCGGCTGGGCGAAAGTGCCGCTTCCGAACTGAACCGTCTGGTGGTCTGGCTGTGCCTGCCGGCGCTGCTGTTTAACCTCACCGCCAAAGCTCAGCTGGCCGATATCTGGCACAGCGGCTTTGTGCTCACCTTTACCCTCGCGACCCTCGCCACCTTTGTTCTCACCCTGCTGTGGCGCTCCCGGCGCGGTGCACCACTGGCTGCCGCCAGCCTCGAGGCACTGGGGGCTTCCTATGCCAACACCGGCTACGTTGGCATTCCGCTGTGCCTGTTTGTACTCGGCGACAGCGGCCTGGCACCGGCCCTGATTGCCACTCTGGTGGTGGTCAGCCTGTTGTTTGCCATCGCCGTTATCTGTGTCGAAGTCAGCCTGCAGAAAGGACGCGGTATCGGTCAGGCGATGCTTAAAGTAGGAATCGCCCTGCTGAAAAACCCACTGGTGATTTCGCCGCTGATTGGTATTGCCTGGAACCTGCTGAATCTGGATGTGCCGGCGGTGGCCGGCGCACTGCTGACCTTACTCGGCGACGCCACTGTGCCCTGTGCCTTAATATCACTCGGCGCTTTTCTTGCCCATAAACAGCCCGGCAACACCCGCGGCGCCGGCACATTGGTGGGCATTAAGCTCATAGCCCATCCGCTTTTTACCTGGCTGCTCGCCACCTACGTGTTTGCCCTGCCGCCGCTGTGGGCCAGTGCCGCAGTATTGCTCAGCGCCCTGCCGACGGGCACCGGCCCCTATATGCTGGCCGAGTTTTATCAGCAGGATGCCGCGGTGGTGTCACGCACCATTCTGCTCAGCACCCTGGGTTCAGTACTGACATTATCCGCCCTGCTGATCTGGCTGTAA
- a CDS encoding NAD-dependent epimerase/dehydratase family protein — MQTILGANGQIGRELAISLKREFTDNIRLVSRNPRKINDSDQLFKADLLDAEQTLRAVEGSEIVYLTAGLPINTAQWVEQWPIIMRNVIDACSTHQVKLVYFDNTYMYPQNSTPLTEESPFAPVGAKGRVRAAITRQLLEAMQAGRIKALICRAPEFYGPGQTQSITNSVVLEPLLKGDKARVFLRDDTLRSLIYTPDASRAMALLGNTPDAYNQTWHLPCDDNRLTYKEFIRLAADIFATTADYQVMEAWKLKFAALINRKVRETEELLPRYKADNIFVSDKFKRRFPDFVVTPYQRGLQAMRDGYLNQ; from the coding sequence ATGCAAACAATACTCGGCGCAAACGGCCAGATCGGGCGCGAACTGGCCATCAGCCTGAAACGTGAATTTACCGACAATATCCGTCTGGTCAGTCGCAATCCGCGCAAGATCAACGACTCAGATCAGCTGTTCAAAGCCGATCTGCTGGACGCAGAACAAACGTTGCGTGCAGTAGAAGGTTCAGAGATTGTTTACCTGACCGCTGGCCTGCCGATTAATACCGCGCAGTGGGTTGAGCAGTGGCCAATCATCATGCGCAATGTGATTGATGCCTGCAGTACTCATCAGGTGAAGCTGGTTTACTTCGACAACACTTATATGTACCCGCAGAACAGCACACCATTAACTGAAGAATCTCCTTTTGCTCCAGTCGGTGCCAAAGGCCGTGTGCGGGCAGCCATTACCCGGCAACTGCTGGAGGCCATGCAGGCAGGACGTATAAAAGCGCTGATTTGTCGTGCTCCGGAATTTTATGGCCCCGGACAAACCCAGAGCATTACCAATTCCGTAGTGCTTGAACCCCTGCTGAAAGGCGACAAAGCACGGGTATTTCTGCGTGACGACACCCTGCGCTCACTGATTTACACCCCGGATGCCAGCCGCGCCATGGCTCTGCTGGGCAATACGCCGGATGCTTACAATCAGACCTGGCACCTGCCCTGTGACGATAACCGTCTGACCTACAAAGAGTTCATCAGGCTGGCTGCGGATATTTTCGCCACCACAGCGGACTATCAGGTGATGGAAGCCTGGAAGCTGAAATTCGCCGCATTGATTAACCGCAAGGTACGTGAGACCGAAGAATTATTACCACGCTACAAGGCCGATAACATCTTCGTATCCGATAAGTTCAAACGCCGCTTTCCGGACTTTGTGGTCACCCCTTATCAGCGCGGCCTGCAGGCTATGCGCGATGGGTACTTAAACCAATAG
- a CDS encoding MerR family transcriptional regulator, producing MKIGELAEATGLSASRIRFYEKIGLLRAVKRQVNGYRSYPAEAVVYLGLITSAQQAGFSLDELRALLPADLAQWDHGSLVAAMRAKLADIEALQKRLEESRTQLLEVLHEVERKPADMDCAANAKRVLAQFGMGEAKDS from the coding sequence ATGAAAATTGGTGAACTGGCGGAAGCAACCGGGCTCAGCGCGTCGCGTATCCGTTTCTATGAAAAAATAGGCCTGCTCCGCGCGGTAAAACGTCAGGTTAATGGGTATCGCAGCTATCCGGCGGAGGCTGTGGTTTATCTGGGGTTGATTACATCAGCCCAGCAGGCTGGTTTCAGTCTTGATGAGTTGCGGGCGTTGCTGCCGGCGGATCTGGCGCAATGGGATCATGGTTCGCTGGTTGCTGCGATGCGCGCCAAACTTGCGGATATTGAAGCCTTGCAAAAACGTCTGGAAGAGAGCCGTACGCAGTTGCTTGAGGTGCTGCACGAAGTTGAGCGTAAACCGGCGGATATGGATTGCGCCGCTAATGCTAAACGCGTGCTGGCACAGTTTGGTATGGGTGAGGCAAAAGACTCGTAG
- a CDS encoding LysR family transcriptional regulator has translation MRYSPESLKAFVEAAASGSFSAAARRLGKSQSTISIAIANLETDIGCPLFDRSGRQPQLNEAGRQVLAQVEAILAASEQLDALAQRLAANIEPLLSLVMTDIYSVVFHGEVMASFAERFPHTELRCGPAEGADVIDMIQKGQVHIGILAAQSQYPADVATARLPDNAQFSLYVHRDHPLARLRNPRRQDLENERQLLIRTYAPGQQHNKGQAWSAPDYLTLLEFAERGFGWAELPRTVVKRFGQNLVELPMSGYPRSVEIDVAWSRRTALGPAGQWLQEQLQVRREAELKTKVIKNKSGKSE, from the coding sequence ATGCGCTATTCACCGGAATCCCTGAAAGCCTTCGTTGAGGCGGCCGCCAGCGGTTCGTTTTCCGCCGCTGCACGGCGTCTGGGCAAAAGCCAGTCGACCATCAGCATCGCCATTGCCAATCTGGAAACGGATATCGGCTGCCCGCTGTTCGACCGCAGTGGCCGTCAGCCGCAACTGAACGAAGCCGGGCGTCAGGTACTGGCGCAGGTGGAAGCCATTCTCGCCGCCAGCGAACAACTCGATGCTCTGGCCCAGCGGCTGGCGGCCAATATTGAACCCTTGCTGTCACTGGTGATGACCGATATCTACAGCGTCGTCTTTCATGGTGAAGTGATGGCCAGCTTTGCCGAACGCTTTCCCCACACAGAGCTGCGCTGTGGCCCGGCGGAAGGCGCTGATGTCATCGATATGATTCAGAAGGGGCAAGTGCATATCGGCATCCTCGCCGCACAAAGTCAGTATCCGGCCGACGTCGCCACCGCCCGCCTGCCGGATAATGCGCAGTTCAGCCTGTATGTGCACCGCGACCATCCACTGGCCCGGCTGCGTAACCCGCGCCGGCAGGATCTGGAGAATGAACGCCAGCTGCTGATCCGTACCTATGCACCCGGCCAGCAGCACAATAAAGGCCAGGCCTGGTCAGCGCCGGATTATCTGACGTTGCTGGAATTTGCCGAACGCGGTTTCGGCTGGGCAGAACTTCCCCGCACCGTCGTCAAACGCTTTGGTCAGAATCTGGTGGAGCTACCAATGAGTGGTTATCCACGCAGCGTGGAAATCGATGTTGCCTGGTCACGGCGCACAGCTCTTGGGCCAGCAGGGCAATGGCTGCAGGAACAACTTCAGGTTCGTCGCGAAGCGGAATTAAAGACGAAAGTGATAAAAAATAAATCCGGAAAATCTGAATAA
- the rpoD gene encoding RNA polymerase sigma factor RpoD translates to MSANTQQSRLKELIAKGKEQGYLTYAQVNDHLPDDIANPDQVEDIIRMINDIGIPVSEVAPDGDSLFMSDAADDAAAEEAAAALALVESDVGRTTDPVRMYMREMGTVELLTREGEIVIAKRIEEGIREVMSALAYYPGAAETILNAFREAEEDPNRVGDIFSGFIDPSDVDPEPGPQAGPEAAAAAAEETDDDSTDDDDSSDDSEDSGIDMAEVTRRFDEIRAAHDAMEKSLAKNGRAHKKTEEALAKLAELFAPIKLTPKYFDSLVNSARDSLDLIRTQERQIMVMMTRKCGMDRKDFIKEFQGNEVSNEWIDGLIAAGHSYSKKLDTYRLEIFRSQKKIRAVEERVGLSIPEIKEVNRRVSIGEARARRAKKEMVEANLRLVISIAKKYTNRGLQFLDLIQEGNIGLMKAVDKFEYRRGYKFSTYATWWIRQAITRSIADQARTIRIPVHMIETINKLNRISRQMLQEMGREPTPEELAERMEMPEDKIRKVLKIAKEPISMETPIGDDEDSHLGDFIEDTHSESPLDVATSDGLTEATRSVLAGLTAREAKVLRMRFGIDMNTDHTLEEVGKQFDVTRERIRQIEAKALRKLRHPSRSDHLRSFIDE, encoded by the coding sequence ATGTCAGCGAACACGCAACAATCCCGTCTTAAAGAACTTATCGCCAAAGGCAAAGAGCAGGGTTACCTGACTTATGCCCAGGTAAACGACCACCTGCCGGACGATATTGCCAATCCGGATCAGGTCGAAGACATCATCCGCATGATCAACGATATCGGTATTCCGGTATCTGAAGTTGCGCCCGATGGTGACTCACTGTTTATGTCTGATGCCGCCGATGACGCCGCAGCAGAAGAAGCGGCCGCTGCCCTGGCTCTGGTTGAATCCGATGTTGGCCGCACCACCGACCCTGTGCGTATGTATATGCGCGAAATGGGTACAGTGGAACTGCTGACCCGCGAAGGCGAAATCGTAATCGCCAAGCGTATCGAAGAAGGCATCCGCGAAGTGATGTCCGCTCTGGCTTACTATCCGGGCGCTGCGGAAACCATTCTGAACGCTTTCAGAGAAGCGGAAGAAGATCCGAACCGCGTTGGCGATATTTTCTCCGGCTTTATCGATCCGTCCGATGTTGATCCTGAGCCAGGCCCACAGGCCGGTCCGGAAGCTGCCGCGGCCGCCGCAGAAGAAACCGACGACGACAGCACTGATGACGACGACAGCAGTGATGACAGCGAAGACAGCGGCATCGACATGGCCGAAGTTACCCGCCGTTTCGATGAAATCCGTGCAGCCCATGACGCCATGGAAAAATCCCTGGCCAAAAATGGTCGTGCACACAAGAAAACCGAAGAAGCTCTGGCCAAACTGGCTGAGCTGTTCGCGCCAATTAAACTGACGCCGAAATACTTCGATTCTCTGGTTAACAGCGCCCGTGATTCTCTCGATCTGATCCGTACTCAGGAACGTCAGATCATGGTGATGATGACCCGTAAGTGCGGCATGGACCGTAAAGACTTCATCAAAGAATTCCAGGGTAACGAAGTCAGCAACGAATGGATCGACGGCCTGATCGCTGCCGGTCACAGCTACTCGAAAAAACTGGACACCTACCGTCTGGAAATTTTCCGTTCGCAGAAGAAAATCCGCGCCGTTGAAGAACGTGTTGGTCTGAGCATTCCGGAAATTAAAGAAGTTAACCGTCGCGTATCCATCGGTGAAGCCCGCGCCCGTCGCGCCAAGAAAGAAATGGTTGAGGCTAACCTGCGTCTGGTTATTTCCATCGCTAAAAAATACACCAACCGTGGTCTGCAGTTCCTCGATCTGATTCAGGAAGGCAACATCGGTCTGATGAAAGCGGTAGATAAATTCGAATACCGTCGTGGTTATAAGTTTTCCACTTACGCCACCTGGTGGATTCGTCAGGCGATTACCCGTTCTATCGCTGACCAGGCGCGCACCATCCGTATTCCGGTGCACATGATCGAAACCATCAACAAACTGAACCGCATCTCCCGTCAGATGCTGCAGGAGATGGGTCGTGAGCCAACGCCGGAAGAACTGGCCGAGCGCATGGAAATGCCGGAAGACAAAATCCGCAAAGTACTGAAGATCGCCAAAGAGCCAATCTCCATGGAAACCCCGATCGGTGACGATGAAGATTCACATCTGGGCGACTTCATCGAAGATACTCACTCCGAGTCTCCTCTCGATGTGGCTACCTCTGACGGCCTGACCGAAGCCACCCGCTCTGTGCTGGCCGGCCTGACCGCAAGAGAAGCCAAAGTACTGCGTATGCGCTTCGGTATCGACATGAATACCGACCACACACTGGAAGAAGTCGGCAAACAGTTCGACGTAACCCGTGAGCGTATCCGTCAGATCGAAGCCAAGGCTCTGCGCAAACTGCGTCACCCTTCGCGCTCCGATCACCTGCGCAGCTTTATCGACGAGTAA
- a CDS encoding GatB/YqeY domain-containing protein — protein MSTLVATIKDAVKAAMRAKEKERLNALRLAQAEFKRVEVDERIEIDDERALAILDKMTKQRRDSIAQYSAAGRDDLAAVEQYEIDVLSEFLPEALSEEELAKLVADAIAQSGAASMQDMGKVMGILKPQVQGRADMAQISQLVKSQLG, from the coding sequence ATGAGTACTCTGGTTGCTACCATTAAAGACGCTGTTAAAGCGGCAATGCGCGCCAAAGAAAAAGAGCGGCTGAATGCCCTGCGTTTAGCGCAGGCAGAATTCAAACGCGTAGAAGTCGATGAACGAATTGAAATCGACGACGAGCGTGCTCTGGCTATTCTCGACAAAATGACCAAACAACGTCGTGACTCCATCGCGCAGTATTCTGCCGCCGGACGCGACGACCTGGCAGCGGTCGAGCAGTACGAAATTGATGTACTGAGCGAATTTCTGCCGGAAGCCTTGAGCGAAGAAGAGTTGGCCAAACTGGTGGCTGATGCGATTGCACAGTCCGGTGCTGCTTCAATGCAGGACATGGGCAAAGTCATGGGCATCCTGAAACCACAAGTGCAAGGTCGTGCCGATATGGCACAGATCAGTCAACTGGTGAAGTCTCAACTGGGCTGA
- the rpsU gene encoding 30S ribosomal protein S21, with amino-acid sequence MPAVKVKENEPFDVALRRFKRSCEKAGVLSEVRRREHYEKPTWIRKRKAAAAVKRHLKKVQREQRKMTRLY; translated from the coding sequence ATGCCAGCTGTAAAAGTTAAAGAAAACGAACCGTTTGACGTCGCACTGCGTCGCTTCAAGCGTTCTTGCGAAAAAGCAGGCGTACTGTCTGAAGTACGTCGTCGTGAGCACTACGAGAAGCCAACCTGGATCCGTAAGCGCAAAGCGGCTGCCGCTGTTAAGCGTCACTTGAAGAAAGTGCAGCGCGAACAGCGCAAAATGACCCGCCTCTACTAA
- a CDS encoding TrkH family potassium uptake protein: MCCVLRLFRPVLFVCGLLAFVIATLLLVPALYSLFCGDGEYRAFFLAACIVTLIGCTLVAPGLNRPFALNARQLYLLTSLSWLMLSFYSALPLILVNHPLNFSDAVFEAVSGITTTGSTVLSQLNTLPPSILLWRSMLQWIGGFGVIGMAVSILPFLRVGGMRLFQTESSDWSDKSLPRFHDLARALLSMYCGFTLLCACCYWLAGMTPFDAINHAMTTVSTGGYATDDSSMGRFNSTILWISVVFMLLGGMPFTLFIRFVSQKRLSALRDQQVYGFLLVVLALVFLLTLQLSLTQERDFFTTLTHVAFNIVSVITTTGYASQDYTMWGVFSVCLFFFVTFVGGCSGSTSGGMKIFRFQLSWLFLRDQMNKLVHPRGTFSIRYNGKTVSDDIMVSAVAFSFLFFLTLTITSLALAATGLDFVTSFTGAATALSNVGPGLGDMIGPAGNFAQVSDAAKWILSFAMILGRLELLTVMVLLSPVFWRG; this comes from the coding sequence ATGTGCTGCGTGTTAAGGCTTTTTCGTCCGGTTTTATTTGTCTGTGGTCTGCTGGCCTTTGTGATAGCCACCCTGTTGCTGGTACCGGCCCTGTATTCTTTATTCTGCGGTGACGGTGAGTACCGCGCGTTCTTTCTTGCTGCCTGCATCGTTACGCTGATTGGCTGTACACTGGTTGCGCCGGGCCTGAACCGTCCTTTTGCATTAAATGCGCGCCAGTTATATCTGCTGACCAGTCTGAGCTGGCTGATGCTGTCGTTTTACAGCGCCCTGCCGCTGATTCTGGTCAACCATCCACTGAATTTTTCCGATGCGGTGTTCGAGGCGGTATCGGGCATTACCACAACAGGTTCTACGGTGTTGTCGCAGCTTAATACCCTGCCGCCCTCCATTCTGTTATGGCGCTCAATGCTGCAGTGGATTGGCGGTTTTGGTGTGATTGGTATGGCGGTGTCTATTCTGCCGTTTCTGCGCGTCGGTGGTATGCGTCTGTTCCAGACTGAATCATCCGACTGGTCGGATAAATCGCTGCCGCGTTTCCACGATCTCGCCCGCGCGCTGCTGTCTATGTACTGCGGCTTTACCCTGCTCTGTGCCTGTTGCTACTGGCTGGCGGGGATGACTCCCTTTGATGCCATTAACCACGCCATGACCACGGTTTCGACCGGCGGTTACGCCACCGATGACAGCTCTATGGGACGCTTTAACAGCACCATTCTGTGGATTTCGGTGGTGTTTATGTTGCTGGGGGGAATGCCATTTACGCTGTTTATCCGCTTTGTTTCACAAAAGCGTCTGAGCGCACTGCGTGATCAGCAGGTCTATGGTTTTTTACTGGTGGTACTGGCGCTGGTTTTCCTGCTCACCCTGCAGCTGTCACTGACTCAGGAGCGTGATTTTTTCACCACCCTTACCCATGTGGCGTTTAATATCGTGTCGGTGATTACCACCACAGGTTATGCCTCGCAGGATTACACCATGTGGGGTGTATTCAGTGTTTGTCTGTTCTTTTTTGTCACTTTTGTTGGCGGCTGTTCTGGTTCAACCAGTGGCGGTATGAAGATATTCCGTTTTCAGCTGTCATGGCTGTTTCTGCGCGATCAGATGAATAAACTGGTGCATCCGCGCGGCACCTTTTCTATCCGCTACAACGGTAAAACCGTCTCCGACGATATTATGGTGTCGGCGGTCGCGTTCTCGTTTTTATTCTTTCTGACCCTGACCATTACCAGCCTTGCCCTGGCGGCTACCGGCCTTGATTTTGTCACCTCATTTACCGGCGCCGCCACCGCACTGAGCAATGTCGGCCCGGGTTTAGGTGATATGATTGGCCCGGCCGGTAATTTTGCCCAGGTATCAGATGCAGCAAAATGGATTCTCAGTTTTGCCATGATTCTTGGACGCCTGGAGCTGCTTACCGTTATGGTTCTGCTGAGCCCGGTATTCTGGAGAGGTTGA
- a CDS encoding multidrug/biocide efflux PACE transporter yields MKTILNKERIIHATGFELIAILLFTPLMAWALNAEVATTGALTVMMSLLAMLWNMVYNGLIDRYRTTERQHWRFRVRLLHGVAFEVGLVVLCLPLAAWMLDLTLLQAFFVELAFFVFILPYTVLYNWGFDKAWGRWQSKTKPAAAVV; encoded by the coding sequence ATGAAGACCATCCTGAACAAAGAACGCATTATTCACGCCACCGGTTTCGAGCTGATTGCGATTTTGCTGTTTACCCCGTTAATGGCCTGGGCACTGAATGCTGAGGTCGCCACGACCGGTGCTCTGACGGTGATGATGTCGTTGCTGGCAATGCTGTGGAACATGGTTTACAACGGCCTGATTGACCGTTACCGGACAACGGAACGACAGCACTGGCGTTTTCGTGTACGGCTGTTGCACGGTGTGGCCTTTGAGGTCGGATTGGTGGTGCTGTGTCTGCCACTGGCGGCCTGGATGCTGGATCTGACACTGTTGCAGGCATTCTTTGTCGAGCTGGCATTCTTCGTTTTTATTCTGCCTTACACCGTGCTCTATAACTGGGGCTTCGATAAGGCGTGGGGGCGTTGGCAAAGCAAAACAAAGCCGGCAGCTGCTGTTGTTTGA
- the dnaG gene encoding DNA primase has protein sequence MAGRIPQSFIDDLLARVDVIDVVDSRVKLKKTGKNYSACCPFHNEKSPSFTVSPDKQFYYCFGCGASGSALKFVMEFDGLSFPDAVEKLATQAGMEVPKEQVSFEARQEQQHQPLFDLMQKAGDYFEKMLRSHEQRGKAVDYLKNRGLSGKAAKFFGIGYAPPGWDNLQNFLAANGERELIKQLISCGMLIEKEDGRTYDRFRDRIMFPIRDARGRYIAFGGRVLGDEKPKYLNSPETPIFQKGRELYGLYEARKIRQKLTRIVIVEGYMDVVALAEFGIHYAVATLGTATSEHHLRRLFKVVPEVIFCFDGDQAGRTAAARAMETVLPVLEDGVQARFLFLPDGEDPDTLVRQEGKDAFEQRLNQAVHLPEFLFEHLKEQVDFDTLDGKARLDQLAAPLINKLPKGMLRSLMRNKLRDELGADSVALDRLESSPPATAAVAEQAQYEEQLPSYLDDDRHEPQPPHQDHSADTLAPLVHKALTALVKQPSLSAELELPDTEPESEYERLLIEVLRKLKQAPQQSSVGLLIQWIGSPYQAELQQLADNPNSQMKPTAADIAVVLKQMSARKLSAELRTLTSKFERGEKLSDEEKARKRELHQQLHSINKKRARIYARH, from the coding sequence ATGGCAGGCCGCATACCCCAGTCTTTTATAGATGACCTCCTCGCCCGCGTCGACGTAATCGATGTGGTGGACAGTCGTGTCAAACTGAAAAAGACCGGCAAAAACTACTCCGCCTGCTGCCCTTTCCATAACGAAAAGTCACCGTCGTTTACCGTCAGCCCGGACAAACAGTTTTATTACTGCTTTGGCTGCGGGGCTTCCGGCAGCGCGCTTAAATTCGTGATGGAATTCGATGGTCTGAGTTTTCCCGATGCGGTAGAAAAACTGGCCACCCAGGCCGGTATGGAAGTGCCGAAAGAACAGGTCAGCTTCGAAGCCCGCCAGGAACAACAACACCAGCCACTGTTCGACCTGATGCAGAAAGCCGGCGATTATTTTGAAAAAATGCTGCGCAGCCATGAACAGCGCGGCAAAGCCGTCGATTATTTAAAGAACCGTGGTTTATCCGGCAAAGCAGCCAAATTCTTCGGTATCGGTTACGCCCCGCCCGGCTGGGATAACCTGCAGAATTTTCTCGCCGCCAATGGCGAACGCGAGCTGATCAAACAACTGATCAGCTGCGGTATGCTGATTGAAAAAGAAGATGGCCGCACGTACGACCGTTTCCGCGACCGCATTATGTTTCCGATACGCGATGCCCGCGGCCGCTATATCGCTTTTGGTGGTCGCGTACTGGGTGACGAAAAACCCAAATACCTGAACTCGCCGGAAACCCCGATTTTCCAGAAAGGCCGCGAGCTTTATGGCCTGTACGAAGCACGAAAAATCCGCCAGAAGCTGACCCGCATCGTCATCGTCGAAGGCTATATGGATGTGGTCGCGCTGGCCGAATTCGGCATTCATTACGCCGTCGCCACCCTTGGCACCGCCACCAGCGAGCACCACCTGCGGCGCTTATTCAAAGTCGTGCCGGAAGTGATTTTCTGCTTTGACGGCGATCAGGCCGGCCGCACCGCCGCAGCGCGGGCGATGGAAACCGTATTACCGGTACTGGAAGACGGCGTACAGGCACGCTTCCTGTTTCTGCCCGATGGCGAAGACCCGGACACTTTGGTGCGTCAGGAAGGCAAAGATGCCTTTGAACAGCGCCTGAATCAGGCCGTGCATCTGCCGGAATTTCTGTTCGAGCACCTGAAAGAACAGGTCGACTTCGACACTCTGGACGGCAAAGCCCGCCTTGATCAGCTGGCCGCCCCGTTAATTAATAAACTGCCGAAAGGCATGTTGCGCAGCCTGATGCGCAATAAACTGCGTGACGAACTGGGCGCCGACAGTGTCGCCCTCGACCGCCTTGAGTCATCGCCACCAGCAACAGCCGCCGTGGCGGAACAGGCACAATACGAAGAGCAGCTGCCTTCTTATCTGGACGATGACCGGCACGAACCGCAGCCGCCGCATCAGGATCACAGTGCCGATACCCTGGCGCCACTGGTGCATAAAGCATTGACCGCGCTGGTCAAGCAGCCATCACTTTCAGCCGAACTAGAACTGCCCGACACCGAACCGGAGAGTGAGTACGAACGCCTGCTGATTGAAGTGCTGCGCAAACTGAAACAGGCACCGCAACAAAGCAGTGTCGGTTTGCTTATTCAGTGGATCGGCTCGCCCTACCAGGCAGAACTGCAGCAGCTGGCCGACAACCCCAACAGCCAGATGAAACCGACCGCGGCCGATATCGCCGTGGTGCTGAAACAGATGAGCGCGCGCAAACTCAGCGCCGAACTGCGCACTCTGACCAGCAAATTTGAACGCGGCGAGAAACTCAGCGACGAAGAAAAAGCCCGTAAACGCGAACTGCACCAGCAACTGCACAGCATTAACAAAAAGCGTGCGCGCATTTACGCCCGCCACTGA